The window GCCTTCACTGGGAGCGATGTATATGGCTATTTCCGACATGTGAATACATTTGGAGGATCACCAGTAGCGTGTGCAGTTGCTTTGAAAAATATAGAAATATTAGAACAGGAAGCATTATTTGAACGGTCTAAGTTGATTGGGGAAAATACGATGCAAACGCTGCAGCGAGCATTAAAGAATCATCCAAATGTTGGAGATGTGCGAGGCAAAGGTTTATTAATTGGCATTGAATTGGTTGCTGATAAGGAATCGAAAGAGCCGTTACCTGTTGATAAAGTAAATGCAGTGATTGCTGCTTGTAAGGAGCAAGGCGTCATTATTGGCAAGAATGGAGCAACTGTTGCAGGCTTTAATAATGTTCTTACACTATCGCCACCGCTTAATATCGTACAAGAGGATCTGGATAAAATAATAGAAGTAGTAGTCGGAAACATTACGAATATTTGAGTCATCACAAGGGATTAACTGTATAAAACAGTGACAGAAAGCTGCCACTTAAAACCATATGAAAGGTTTCTGGCAGCTTTTATTGAATAGAGGGAAAATGTACATTTAATTAAAGCATAAGAAAGGCTAGACGAAGTATAAGAATCAATAAAACCACTCCAGTTAATAACAGTAATAATAATATGCGCTTTTTTAAGGTGCTGTTCATTTTCTTCCTCCTACTGCTTATAAGTAAACATGTAACCGTTATAGGATTTATGTATGACCATTACAATGCCCATTAACATGAAGTTTGATAGAAGTGAGCTACCTCCATAACTTAAAAATGGCAACGTTACACCTGTTACAGGTAAAAGTCCAAGCGTCATACCAATATTTTGTGTGATTTGGAACGCTAATAAACTGGAAATACCGGCTCCCATTAATGTCATAAATGGATCTCTTGCTTGGACAGTAATAAGTACAATGCGATAAATGACCAAAAATAATAATGCAATCACAAAGGCGCCACCAGCAAAGCCAAACTCCTCAGCAATAGCAGAAAAAATGAAATCTGTATGCTTTTCTGGAACGTAGACATTGTTGTTTAAGTAACCTTTTCCAGTAATTTCTCCTGAGCCAATTGCTAAAAAGCCCTGTCTTACTTGAAAAGAAGAGTCGGGATATTCATAAGGTTGCAGCCAGCCGTAAATACGAGATACCTGATGTCCTGATAATTTTCCTAGTAGTTTCTCTGTAAAAAAATCATTAAATTGCACATAGAGAATAACTATGGTAGTTACAATAACTGCTGGAATAGCAGTAATGACTACAAGTAATTTCGTTTGTATACCTGAAAAGAAAATCATCGGTAAAATCATAGCCATATACAACATAACCATGCCCGTATCCGGTTGCTTGTAAACAACAAGTGTCGGTGGAATAACAATAAGTGCAATTTTAAGGAGTAGACCTAAATCGGTTAAATAAGAAGGTCGTACATGCTTTTCCTGATGAGCCACAATGACCTTCCCGACAACTATTAAAAAAGCAAATTTTAAAAACTCCGAAGGCTGTAGGGATCCTAGAAATGGAACTTGATACCAGGATTTTGCTTCGTTCACAGTACGTGCAATACTCTCGGGTGCCACAATTAACCCAAGGGTTAATAAAACCATTAATCCGTAAAATGGCCAACCGATTTTCTTCAATTGTCCAATATCAAGTGTAGCCACGCCGAACATCATTGTAAAACCGATAAGATAAAAAATACATTGTTTTATAATGAAAGAACTTGTATATTGCTCAAATACTACACTACCTGAATGTACAAAGAGACAACTAATTACACCGAGCAAAAATAGACAAACAAGTAAACTTCCATCCAATTTCTTAAGCTGCATCATTCAAACACCTCCTAAAATGTGAAAATGTGTATATACAACAAAACGTTGGAAATGTGTGGAAGGTTGCTTATTAAGGAAATAGTGAAATTCTTCGAGTAATTTTTACAAAAACATAACACTGGCTTTATATCTTCATACTATGATTATTGGTAAGAGTTGGAGAAGGAGCCAAAGATCATGCATTTTTTTCGTTACATAAAAGTTAAAGATAAGCTACTGGTTCTAATGATTGTTTGTGTATTATCGAATGTTCTACTAGGGGTATTTAGTGTCGATTATTTGCGGAAAATGTCATGGCATGCGAGTGAAAGTTATACCCAGGGACTTGTACCTATTGGATGGTTGAATGGCTTAGAGGAGACGCAGAGACAATTAGATTTTTTAGTTAGTACTAATGGTACTAATCAAGAGTTGGCTGCAATCTTTAAAAAAATTGAGCAGCCTATAGGTCAATTGGAGAAAATAGACATCGATAAAAAGATGAATCATCAGGTGAAAAAGTATAAAACGTTATTAGCGCAGCAAGTAGAACTGATAGAAAGCTATCAGCAATTGGATAACAATGAGCGGACCCAATTTTATGAGCAGTCATTTTTGTCAGTTAGCCAACAAAGTCACTCACTATTAGAAGAAACGCAAAGCTATTTAGTGCAGAGGGCAGAGGAACAACAGCAAGCTTATCAAAAAGATATGAAATTTGGTTATTGGTTACTCGGTGGCGTTTGCCTATTTGTTGTACTTTTAGTAATTTTCATAGGTTTCATCGCTACAAAGGCGATTCATGTACCGACGCGTCAGTTAAAGTCCTTATTAAAACGTGCTGAGCAAGGAGACTTTACAGCGAGTGCAAGTTACGTGGCCCATGATGAGCTCGGGGAGGTTGTGCTGTCCTACAATCAGATGGTCACGGAGGTAAAGCGATTACTTCATACGGTTACGAATAGTGCACAAGAGGTTGAGGGAATGACAGAAATGTTGCAAATATCGTCGGAACAATCTTCAACGACGACACTCAAAATCGCAAAGGATGTGCAAAACATATCTGAGTCTACTAGTGCATCTACTTTGAAATTAGCCTCCAACACAGCATCATTGGAAGAAGTGCTAAATGGTGTACAAGTCATTTTAGAGAAAGTTCAACTTGTTGAGAGTTTTGCTCATAAGACTGCACGCGATGCAGAAAGTGGTACGGAAATTGTGCAAGCAAATTTAGCGCAAATACAGGCCATTAAACATGCGGTAGAAAAATCAAATACAGCTATTTTTAACCTTGTCGAACGTGCGGCGAGCATCGATCATATGGTTGAAGTAATTGAGAAAATCACGGCACAAACGAATCTGCTAGCACTGAATGCATCGATTGAAGCTGCTAGAGCGGGAGAGCATGGCAAGGGCTTTGCAATCGTTGCTAATGAGGTACGCAAACTTGCCGAACAAACGGTTCATTCTACCCAAACGATTACGGCGATTGTACAAAATATTCATGTAGACTCTAACTATGCTGTGCAAATGATGGAGGGTGTTTTAACAGCGACTGAAAAGGGTGTGAATGTAACGGGACAAACAGCAATAAGCTTCGATCATATTTTAGAAAAAGTACATACCATTAAGCCTTATATAATAGAAGTATCGGCTACGGTTCAAGAAATTGCGGATCATACGAAAAAAGTGAATGAAGATGCTGTTATGCTAACCACGTTTTCAAATACCAATGCCGCCTCCACCAAACATGTTGCGCATTTAACGGCAGATCAATTAGCCGCACAGCAGCAATTTCATAACTATATAAAAGAATTACGAAAAGTTTCGAAGGTATTACAAATTGCTGTAAAGCGTTTTTTAATATAATTGAAGCTGTGAATGAAAAAAAGTAAAGCGATATATGTCATGAGATGAAAGGGAACTTTCTTTGCATTATAGAATGCAAAGAAGGTTTCTTTTTTATGTAAAAAAACAGCTTTTGTATTTCTCTGGTGAACAAATGTATTTCTATACTTATTAGGGAACATAATTTCTCCGAGTCCATATATTAATAATAAGGGTTTTTTTGTTAAGAATATGAAAGTTATAAATATTGATGTTGTATTTTTAATATGAACACTTTATAATGAAAATCAGCGAAAGTGTTATTAAATCAATGTTTATATGTATAATATTGTACTTTCTACAAGTACAATTGTTCATAGGTGGAGGTCTTGAGATATGAAAAAGATTATGGTTACAGGAGCCCTTGGGCAAATAGGTTCTGAACTGGTAGAAAAGCTTCGTGGTATTTATGGAGAGGACAATGTGTTAGCTACTGATATTCGGAAGCTTGAACATACAAAGGGTCCGTTCGAAGTACTGGACGTGACGGATGGACAACGAATGCACGATTTAGCAAAGGATTTTGGAGCAGATACGATGATGCATTTAGCAGCTTTATTATCCGCAACTGCTGAAAAAAATCCATTGTTCGCTTGGAATTTAAACATGGGTGGTTTAATGAACGCCTTAGAAGTATCACGTGAATTAAACTTACAATTTTTTACGCCTAGTTCAATTGGTGCATTTGGTCCTTCGACGCCAAAGGATAATACGCCACAAGATACACTACAGCGCCCAACAACTATGTATGGTGTAAACAAAGTAGCGGGTGAATTATTATGTGACTATTATTTTGATCGTTTTGGCGTAGACACACGAGGAGTGCGCTTCCCAGGTCTGATTTCATATGTGACCCCTCCAGGTGGTGGTACAACAGACTATGCGGTAGAGATTTTCTATGAAGCAATTGCGCAAGGTAAGTACACATCTTACATTCAAGAGGGTACGTACATGGATATGATGTATATGCCAGATGCTTTACAGGCTATTGTTGATTTAATGGAGGCTGATAGTAAGAAATTAATTCATCGTAATGCCTTTAATATAACTGCGATGAGTTTTGAGCCATCTCAAATTGCTGCTGAAATTAAAAAGCATCTGCCACATTTCCGTATGAATTATATAGTGGACCCAGTGCGTCAAGCCATTGCTGATAGTTGGCCAAACTCTATAAATATTGAAGCTGCTCAAAGTGAGTGGGGCTTTAAGACGGAGTACGATTTAACAAGAATGACAGCAGATATGCTGGAAAAATTGAAAATTAAGCTTCAAACAAAGGCAATTTCATAATAAATGATTGACGACTCTATTGCATGTGGATGCTGTAGAGTCTTTTTTTATTGAAAAATTCAATATTCTACATAAAAAAGAAAATTTGTGGAATATATAGCGCAAACTTTAATCTGCTAATATAATAGTATTCAGAATATTAATAGTATTCAGATATAAATATTCTATTAATACTTCAACAAGGGATTTGGAAGATTTCACTAGATGAAGGGATGGATGTAATGATGATGCAAGCGCCATTAGTGTTAACAAATTTCTTTAACCGAGCAGAAAGTTACTTTGCTAGAAAGACAATTGTTTCGCGTACAAGCCCACATAAAATACACCGTTTAACGTACGGAGAATGGGCGCAAAGAACGCGCCGATTAGCAGATGCGCTTACAAAACTGGGGATGGAAAAGGGAAAAAAGATGGGTTCTTTTGCTTGGAATCAGCATCGCCACTTAGAGGCGTATTTTGCAGTACCATGCTCGGGTGCTGTTTTGCATATGGTCAATATTCGATTATCCGAGGAGCATTTAATTTATATTATTAATCATGCAGAAGATGAGATATTGATGATTGATGTAGATCTTGTGCCAATCATTGAAAATATTGCATCAGCGTTAAAAACAGTGAAACATTATATTATTATGACGGATGAAGATACATTACCTGAAACGACATTACCAAATGCCTTATCGTATGAGGAAATATTGGCATCGGCAGATGAAAATTTCGCGTTTCCAGATGATATAGAGGAGGAAGCACCTGCTGGGATGTGTTATACAAGTGCGACTACCGGCAATCCAAAAGGAGTCGTTTATTCGCATCGTGGCTTGGTATTACACAGTATGATGCTAAGTATGACCGATTCAATGGGCATTGCTGAGCGTGATGTAGTAATGCCAATCGTACCAATGTTCCACGCTAATGCATGGGGTTTACCGTTTGCAAGTGTTAATGTGGGAGCGACGCAAGTACTGCCTGGCCCACAGTTCACTTCGGACTTAATTTTGGATTTAGTAGAGCAGGAAAAAGTAACGCTAACGGCAGGGGTACCGACAATTTGGCTTGGCGCGTTACAGGAACAAGAAAAGCGTGAACGAGATATTAGTTCGTTGCGTGCAATTTGTTGTGGAGGCTCGGCTTCGCCAACGCGCCTTATTCGCACATTTGAAGAAAAATACGGTATTCCATATATTGTTGTGTATGGGATGACAGAGACAACACCAATTGTAGCGTTATCGAATTACATGTCTTGGATGGATGAATGGCCGATTGAAAAACAAATTGAGTCACGTGCGATGCAAGGTATGACGATGGCTGGCATCGAATCGAGCATTGTTAATGAGAATGGGGAGGTTCCATGGGATGGCGTGACGATGGGAGAATTACGTCTTCGTGGACCGTGGATTTCACACGAATATTATCGTGACGAACGAACACACGATGCATACCGTAATGGCTGGTTATATACCGGCGATATTGCTGTACGGACAGAGGATGGCTTTATCAAAATTACGGATCGTACTAAGGATTTAATTAAATCTGGTGGAGAATGGATATCTTCCGTAGATTTAGAAAATACGTTAATGACACACGAAGCCGTTTTTGAGGCAGCTGTTATTGCGATTCCGCACGTGAAATGGCAAGAGCGTCCATTAGCTTGCGTTGTATTGAAGGAAGGAAAGTCAGCAACAGGTGAAGAGTTACTGGCATTTTTAGAAAGTCAGTTTGCGAAATGGTGGGTGCCCGACGATATCGTATTCTTAGATGAGATTCCAAAAACTTCGGTTGGTAAATTCCTAAAGGCAAAACTACGTGATAATATTGCAGAAATTTATCCCAAATTACGTACACTCGTGTAGGAATAGTAATGCCAAAGTAGGGGCTGTCCAAAAAGTAAAAATAGCATACCATAAGTACTCTTGGTATGCTATTTTTTGGATATAAAAGTAAAAATTCGCGCCGACTACTGCAGGAAACGGTAAACGGATTTTTACCATATACGAAGACAATTGTTATTGTTTGAAGGACTTTTGAGATAGCCTTCTTTTCTAAGTTATTTGTTGAGCATTTGAAAAACTTGTTCAACGTCCTTATCTCCGCGCCCTGAAATGTTAATGATCATACTTTCTTCAGGTGATAGCGTTGGTGCAAGCTTTAGTGCATGGGCAACGGCATGCGAACTTTCCAATGCAGGAATTATCCCTTCAACCTTTGAAAGTACTTGGAATGCTTCTAGTACTTCTTCGTTTGTTACGGTTACATATTCGGCGCGACCAATTGTTTTTAGATGGCTATGCTCAGGACCAGCCCCTGGATAATCTAGACCAGCAGCAATCGAGTATGTTGGTAGTGGATTCCCTTCTGTATCTTGCAATACTAAACATTTGAATCCGTGTAATTCTCCTGGTGTTCCTTCATTCAATGTTGCGGCTTTATCGGGCTCAATACCGATCAATCGAACATTTTCATCTGCGATATATTCAGCGAATGCGCCAATTGCGTTACTACCACCGCCAACACATGCTAGAACAGCAGTAGGAAGTTTTCCTTCTTTTTCTAAAATTTGTTCACGACTTTCACGGCTAATGACCGACTGGAAGTGTTTCACCATTGATGGAAATGGGTGAGGTCCCACAGCTGAACCTAGTAAATAGAAAGTTGTTTCATAGTTTTCTACTAAATCAGCAAATGCTTCATCGACAGCGTCTTTTAGGCGACCTTGCCCTTTATCAACAGCAACTACTTTTGCACCAAGTAGCTCCATACGAAACACATTTAATGCCTGGCGTTTTGTATCTTCTAAGCCCATATAAACGGTACAATCCATACCAAACATTGCACAAGCGGTAGCTGTTGCGACACCGTGCTGACCTGCACCGGTTTCTGCGATTACACGATTAGCCCCCATACGTTTTGCAAGTAGAATTTGACCTAAAACGTTATTGATTTTATGTGATCCTGTGTGGTTTAAGTCCTCGCGTTTCAAATAAATTTTTGCGCCACCCAATTGCTTCGTTAAGTTTTCAGCAAAGTAAAGTGGAGATTTGCGCCCTACATATTCACGGGAATAATAATCTAACTCATTTTTAAAGTCTTCATCTTCTTTATAATTTTGGAAGTTTTCATCTAAAATATTTAATACATTTTGAAGCTCTTCTGGAACGAAGCTGCCTCCAAATTCACCAAAATATCCTTTTTTCTCTGCTACTGTACTCATCTTATCTCGACTCCTCTGTTCTAATTTTTTCCATAAAAAAAGTCACTTCGATCCTTCAGTAAAAGGACGAGTAACCGTGGTGCCACCTTTATTCGCAAAAATTGCGCGCTTTGGTACTCCTATAACGGGGAGTTAGTTCGGCCACACATTTGATGAGGCTGCTCTGAAGTCCATTCACGAGTACGTATTACTGATTTGCACCAACCATCAGCTCTCTTTAAATACAATCGCCCGCTACTCTTCTTCTTCCTTGCATTTATTATTGAAGAGAATTTTAAAATATTTTCAGAATAGTGTCAAGAAAAGAAAAAATAAATCGTGTCATTAACAGTAAAATCGATTTCTTACACGTGCATGAATTCCTGCATAGAAAAAAGACGAATCTTGAAGAAGACTCGTCTCTATTTATAACCACTGAATAAAGTTAAATCAAATCTTTGAAGTTTAAACGTTTGTTCAGTATATACATGATCGGTGCACCGACTGCTAATACAACAAATTCACCTGCAGCGACAGTTAGCCATGTCCAGAAAAATGGTAATTCTAAGGCTAAGTTCAGTTCAAAGGCGATAATGAACATTGTACATGTAAATAGCAATGTGTTGATGACTAAACGTGCCCAAATATTTTTTATCAATTTACAAATAAGGATAAACAACCCTAGTGTAATCATCGAATGTCCAACACCAAATACTAAATCGTAGACGCCAAGAGGTGAAAATATATTTGAGATAAATACGCCAATAATTATTCCAACGGCAAAGCGTGGATTAAAGGCAACTAAATGATTAAACATTTCCGATACTCGGAACTGCACTTCAGTAAATCCAAATGGTGCAACAAGCATTGTAACAGCAATATATAACGCTGCAATAATGCCACTTGCTGCTAAAAATTTTACTTTCATATTCGTTTCTCCTTAGTTTTTTTTCGTGGGATGGTTACGAACCACGGTGCTTTTACACAAATAAATATTTTAGTATAAAACTCAGAAAGAAGTCAAATATCAGAAAAATAAAAGTCTTTTATAAAATATATGTCCAGAATCTAACTTCGCAAAATTGTCATAAAATAATTTGTTGGGTTACTAAAATAATTACATTCTTTAAAATAGCGTAATTTAGCGGTTTAAAGCGACAAATTAAATGAAAAAGTAAAATATTTCGTCAAATATAAAAGTCAGAACATTCATAATGTTGTTGACGAACATCAATAATAACGATAATATAGCGATACATTCACACTTTGCTAGAGTGAAGTGTGATAGATAAGAGATAATAATCGGGGGGATTATTTGTGAAGCGTAATGTGAAAAAGCTTTCGTTCCTATTATTTGGATTAGTATTAATGCTTGCTGCATGTGGTGGCGGTGGTTCTAGTTCAACAGAATCAAAAGGTGACGAAAAGAACAATGCAAGTGAAAGTAACTCTACGGATGAAAAAACATATAAAATTGGGATTACTCAAATTGTTGAGCATCCATCGTTAAATGCCGCAACTGAAGGCTTTAAAAAAGCAATTGAAGATTCTGGCTTAAAGGTAGAATATGATCCGCAGATTGCACAAGGTGATAACAGCTTAAATACGACAATCGCAAATAACCTAGTCAGTGCAAACGTAGATTTAATTTTTGCGAACTCTACACCATCTGCACAGGCGGCAGCTACGGCAACAGGTGATATTCCAATCATCTTTACTTCCGTAACAGATGCTATTGGTGCACAATTAATTGCGTCAATGGAGGCGCCAGGTAAAAATGTCACAGGAACGATTGATTTACATCCTGATACAATTACTAAAACGGTAGCCTTCTTAAAAGATTTAGGTGCCAAAAATGTAGGTATGGTGTACAACGCTGGTGAGCAAAACTCGGTAGCACAAGTAACTGAAGTGAAAAAGGTAATGGGTGAGCAAGGCTTATCAGTAAAAGATGCTTCAGCAGCAACTT of the Lysinibacillus fusiformis genome contains:
- a CDS encoding methyl-accepting chemotaxis protein, translated to MHFFRYIKVKDKLLVLMIVCVLSNVLLGVFSVDYLRKMSWHASESYTQGLVPIGWLNGLEETQRQLDFLVSTNGTNQELAAIFKKIEQPIGQLEKIDIDKKMNHQVKKYKTLLAQQVELIESYQQLDNNERTQFYEQSFLSVSQQSHSLLEETQSYLVQRAEEQQQAYQKDMKFGYWLLGGVCLFVVLLVIFIGFIATKAIHVPTRQLKSLLKRAEQGDFTASASYVAHDELGEVVLSYNQMVTEVKRLLHTVTNSAQEVEGMTEMLQISSEQSSTTTLKIAKDVQNISESTSASTLKLASNTASLEEVLNGVQVILEKVQLVESFAHKTARDAESGTEIVQANLAQIQAIKHAVEKSNTAIFNLVERAASIDHMVEVIEKITAQTNLLALNASIEAARAGEHGKGFAIVANEVRKLAEQTVHSTQTITAIVQNIHVDSNYAVQMMEGVLTATEKGVNVTGQTAISFDHILEKVHTIKPYIIEVSATVQEIADHTKKVNEDAVMLTTFSNTNAASTKHVAHLTADQLAAQQQFHNYIKELRKVSKVLQIAVKRFLI
- a CDS encoding FtsW/RodA/SpoVE family cell cycle protein encodes the protein MMQLKKLDGSLLVCLFLLGVISCLFVHSGSVVFEQYTSSFIIKQCIFYLIGFTMMFGVATLDIGQLKKIGWPFYGLMVLLTLGLIVAPESIARTVNEAKSWYQVPFLGSLQPSEFLKFAFLIVVGKVIVAHQEKHVRPSYLTDLGLLLKIALIVIPPTLVVYKQPDTGMVMLYMAMILPMIFFSGIQTKLLVVITAIPAVIVTTIVILYVQFNDFFTEKLLGKLSGHQVSRIYGWLQPYEYPDSSFQVRQGFLAIGSGEITGKGYLNNNVYVPEKHTDFIFSAIAEEFGFAGGAFVIALLFLVIYRIVLITVQARDPFMTLMGAGISSLLAFQITQNIGMTLGLLPVTGVTLPFLSYGGSSLLSNFMLMGIVMVIHKSYNGYMFTYKQ
- a CDS encoding ABC transporter substrate-binding protein gives rise to the protein MKRNVKKLSFLLFGLVLMLAACGGGGSSSTESKGDEKNNASESNSTDEKTYKIGITQIVEHPSLNAATEGFKKAIEDSGLKVEYDPQIAQGDNSLNTTIANNLVSANVDLIFANSTPSAQAAATATGDIPIIFTSVTDAIGAQLIASMEAPGKNVTGTIDLHPDTITKTVAFLKDLGAKNVGMVYNAGEQNSVAQVTEVKKVMGEQGLSVKDASAATSADVKQAAESLIGKVDAFYIITDNTVVSALESVIDVANANKLPLIVGELDSVARGGLAAYGFEYFDIGYEAGEMAVKILKGEATPAETPAQYPQNLKLLVNKKVADDLGIEIKDSWGAELLEK
- a CDS encoding L-threonine 3-dehydrogenase is translated as MKKIMVTGALGQIGSELVEKLRGIYGEDNVLATDIRKLEHTKGPFEVLDVTDGQRMHDLAKDFGADTMMHLAALLSATAEKNPLFAWNLNMGGLMNALEVSRELNLQFFTPSSIGAFGPSTPKDNTPQDTLQRPTTMYGVNKVAGELLCDYYFDRFGVDTRGVRFPGLISYVTPPGGGTTDYAVEIFYEAIAQGKYTSYIQEGTYMDMMYMPDALQAIVDLMEADSKKLIHRNAFNITAMSFEPSQIAAEIKKHLPHFRMNYIVDPVRQAIADSWPNSINIEAAQSEWGFKTEYDLTRMTADMLEKLKIKLQTKAIS
- the trpB gene encoding tryptophan synthase subunit beta — encoded protein: MSTVAEKKGYFGEFGGSFVPEELQNVLNILDENFQNYKEDEDFKNELDYYSREYVGRKSPLYFAENLTKQLGGAKIYLKREDLNHTGSHKINNVLGQILLAKRMGANRVIAETGAGQHGVATATACAMFGMDCTVYMGLEDTKRQALNVFRMELLGAKVVAVDKGQGRLKDAVDEAFADLVENYETTFYLLGSAVGPHPFPSMVKHFQSVISRESREQILEKEGKLPTAVLACVGGGSNAIGAFAEYIADENVRLIGIEPDKAATLNEGTPGELHGFKCLVLQDTEGNPLPTYSIAAGLDYPGAGPEHSHLKTIGRAEYVTVTNEEVLEAFQVLSKVEGIIPALESSHAVAHALKLAPTLSPEESMIINISGRGDKDVEQVFQMLNK
- a CDS encoding QueT transporter family protein codes for the protein MKVKFLAASGIIAALYIAVTMLVAPFGFTEVQFRVSEMFNHLVAFNPRFAVGIIIGVFISNIFSPLGVYDLVFGVGHSMITLGLFILICKLIKNIWARLVINTLLFTCTMFIIAFELNLALELPFFWTWLTVAAGEFVVLAVGAPIMYILNKRLNFKDLI
- a CDS encoding long-chain fatty acid--CoA ligase; the protein is MMQAPLVLTNFFNRAESYFARKTIVSRTSPHKIHRLTYGEWAQRTRRLADALTKLGMEKGKKMGSFAWNQHRHLEAYFAVPCSGAVLHMVNIRLSEEHLIYIINHAEDEILMIDVDLVPIIENIASALKTVKHYIIMTDEDTLPETTLPNALSYEEILASADENFAFPDDIEEEAPAGMCYTSATTGNPKGVVYSHRGLVLHSMMLSMTDSMGIAERDVVMPIVPMFHANAWGLPFASVNVGATQVLPGPQFTSDLILDLVEQEKVTLTAGVPTIWLGALQEQEKRERDISSLRAICCGGSASPTRLIRTFEEKYGIPYIVVYGMTETTPIVALSNYMSWMDEWPIEKQIESRAMQGMTMAGIESSIVNENGEVPWDGVTMGELRLRGPWISHEYYRDERTHDAYRNGWLYTGDIAVRTEDGFIKITDRTKDLIKSGGEWISSVDLENTLMTHEAVFEAAVIAIPHVKWQERPLACVVLKEGKSATGEELLAFLESQFAKWWVPDDIVFLDEIPKTSVGKFLKAKLRDNIAEIYPKLRTLV